The following proteins come from a genomic window of Natronosalvus vescus:
- a CDS encoding phosphoglycerol geranylgeranyltransferase codes for MTAPWDDWNHILKLDPDKELPDGVTYGDLCATGTDAIEVGGTMGMTEENMTAVIEACAEHDVPLYQEPSNPSVVVENDALAGYLIPTVFNAGSPFWITGAHKEWVRIEGGLDWSRTWTEAYIVMNPDADVAALTEADCDLNEDDVESYAMIAERMFGQEIIYVEYSGTYGDESIVEAAGDALEESTLFYGGGIHDYDSAYRMATHADVIVVGNLAHDEDVDAVRETVEAANDA; via the coding sequence ATGACTGCACCCTGGGACGACTGGAACCACATCCTGAAGCTCGATCCCGACAAGGAGCTTCCCGACGGGGTCACCTACGGCGATCTCTGTGCGACCGGCACGGACGCCATCGAGGTCGGCGGGACGATGGGGATGACCGAGGAGAACATGACGGCCGTCATCGAGGCCTGTGCCGAACACGACGTGCCGCTCTATCAGGAGCCCTCGAATCCGAGCGTCGTCGTCGAGAACGACGCCCTCGCGGGCTACCTCATCCCGACGGTGTTCAACGCCGGGTCGCCGTTCTGGATCACCGGCGCCCACAAGGAGTGGGTTCGGATCGAAGGCGGCCTCGACTGGAGTCGTACCTGGACGGAAGCCTACATCGTGATGAACCCCGACGCTGACGTTGCGGCGCTGACGGAAGCCGACTGCGACCTGAACGAGGACGACGTGGAATCCTACGCGATGATCGCCGAGCGAATGTTCGGCCAAGAGATCATCTACGTCGAGTACTCGGGCACCTACGGCGACGAGTCGATCGTCGAAGCAGCGGGCGACGCCCTCGAGGAGTCGACGCTGTTCTACGGCGGGGGCATCCACGACTACGACTCAGCGTACCGGATGGCCACCCACGCAGACGTGATCGTCGTCGGCAACCTTGCCCACGACGAAGATGTCGATGCCGTCCGCGAGACAGTCGAGGCGGCCAACGACGCCTAA
- a CDS encoding DUF7544 domain-containing protein, whose translation MYAIDNLGDAIDVTRDRLTPIEIGTWLKLAIILLFVGGATVGGPGLPASDGGTATGDMEGVDSLEELEAEWNAEFGDQVTFEELLYAIAILVVLLIGFGLIYALIAAIMEFTFIESLRSESVHLRRYFNQNLGRGLRLFGFRIGLFLAVLVPLAVPVWYVISTANGFTVTLAVLGGIYALTALVLGLLYVLISRFTTIFVTQVMLLEDRGVLSAWKRFFPTLRGNLAEYGLYVLLVWILQVVVNFGFAFLAVIAALVVVIPFAITVAVLVVVGGPALYLAVAVGALGLLTVLLAVMLIRVPIDSYFRYYGFLLLGDTNPELDLIPERRAAVRRHDGGVGSVPEEPSDGDHWDDDSDEETGQDDHDEGTGWDTSSNWDDDRDDDEEPDDDRDDGRGW comes from the coding sequence ATGTACGCAATTGACAACCTCGGTGATGCCATCGACGTCACGCGTGACCGCCTCACCCCTATCGAAATCGGAACGTGGCTCAAACTGGCGATCATCCTCCTTTTCGTCGGCGGGGCGACTGTCGGTGGCCCAGGTCTACCGGCATCGGACGGCGGTACCGCCACGGGCGATATGGAGGGGGTCGACTCCCTCGAGGAACTCGAGGCGGAGTGGAACGCCGAATTCGGTGACCAGGTGACGTTCGAAGAGTTGTTGTACGCAATCGCGATACTCGTTGTCCTCCTGATTGGGTTCGGCCTCATCTACGCGCTCATCGCAGCCATTATGGAGTTTACGTTCATCGAGTCGCTCCGGTCAGAGTCGGTTCATCTCAGACGCTATTTCAACCAGAATCTCGGCCGTGGGCTCAGGCTGTTCGGGTTCAGGATCGGCCTCTTCCTGGCCGTTCTCGTCCCGCTCGCTGTACCCGTCTGGTACGTCATCTCCACGGCCAACGGATTCACCGTTACACTGGCCGTTCTCGGCGGGATTTACGCATTGACCGCGCTCGTTCTCGGGCTCCTCTACGTCCTCATCAGCCGGTTCACGACTATCTTCGTTACCCAGGTCATGCTGCTCGAGGATCGGGGCGTGTTGAGTGCCTGGAAACGGTTTTTCCCCACACTCCGCGGGAACCTCGCGGAGTACGGACTCTACGTGCTTCTCGTCTGGATCCTCCAGGTCGTCGTGAACTTCGGGTTCGCGTTCCTGGCCGTGATCGCTGCACTCGTCGTCGTGATCCCGTTTGCCATCACCGTGGCGGTACTCGTGGTCGTCGGTGGGCCAGCTCTGTATCTCGCCGTCGCCGTCGGTGCGCTTGGCCTGCTCACGGTTTTGCTGGCCGTCATGCTGATCCGGGTGCCGATCGACTCCTACTTCCGGTACTACGGCTTCTTGCTCCTCGGCGATACGAACCCGGAGCTTGATCTGATTCCCGAGCGACGCGCGGCCGTCCGTCGACACGACGGTGGCGTCGGTTCCGTCCCCGAGGAGCCGAGCGACGGTGACCACTGGGACGACGACAGTGACGAGGAGACGGGCCAGGACGATCACGACGAAGGGACGGGCTGGGACACCTCGAGCAACTGGGACGACGACCGCGACGATGACGAGGAACCCGACGATGATCGAGACGACGGACGGGGCTGGTAA
- a CDS encoding universal stress protein — translation MANTILVPIDGSEPSRNALTVAIEEFDDAELILLHVIEPYNVFSVTEDAVRDDDILEERRSERAALLEEFAETAVDMSADVRTELMLGSPSRAIVDACEEFDVDHVVMGSRGRTGLSRMILGSVADTVVKRAPVTVTVVRSD, via the coding sequence ATGGCAAACACAATTCTCGTGCCGATCGACGGCTCGGAACCATCCCGCAACGCACTGACTGTGGCGATCGAGGAGTTCGACGACGCGGAACTGATACTGCTCCACGTCATCGAACCGTACAACGTGTTCTCGGTGACCGAAGATGCGGTAAGAGACGACGACATACTCGAGGAACGGCGGTCTGAGCGGGCAGCGCTCCTCGAGGAGTTCGCCGAGACGGCCGTCGACATGAGTGCTGACGTCCGAACCGAACTGATGCTGGGATCGCCGTCGCGGGCGATCGTCGACGCCTGCGAGGAGTTCGACGTCGACCACGTCGTGATGGGAAGTCGGGGCCGAACCGGCCTCTCTCGGATGATTCTCGGGAGCGTCGCCGACACCGTGGTCAAACGGGCACCGGTGACGGTGACGGTGGTTCGTTCGGATTAA
- a CDS encoding DUF411 domain-containing protein, with protein sequence MTDFSRRAFLSAGVGTFAITVAGCLGDNTDAWEREEPLAASSATLYQDPNCSCCGVYADYLDDHLATSLETVVTDDLSSVKDEHEIPSDLYSCHTIELDGYLVEGHMPVETIATMLEDEPDIRGISLPGMPQGSPGMGGDKDGTWTVYAINAAGEEPSVYAEL encoded by the coding sequence ATGACCGATTTCTCGAGGCGGGCGTTCCTGTCGGCTGGCGTGGGTACGTTCGCCATCACTGTGGCCGGTTGTTTGGGCGACAATACCGATGCGTGGGAGCGTGAGGAACCCCTGGCAGCGTCCTCGGCGACGCTGTATCAGGATCCAAACTGTAGCTGCTGTGGAGTGTACGCGGACTACCTCGACGACCACCTCGCGACGTCGCTCGAGACGGTCGTCACTGACGACCTCTCATCGGTGAAGGACGAGCACGAGATCCCGAGCGACCTGTACAGTTGCCACACGATCGAACTGGACGGTTACCTCGTCGAAGGGCATATGCCGGTCGAGACGATTGCAACGATGCTCGAGGACGAACCCGACATCCGCGGGATTTCGCTTCCGGGGATGCCACAGGGATCCCCCGGTATGGGTGGTGACAAAGACGGGACGTGGACGGTGTACGCTATCAACGCCGCGGGCGAGGAACCGTCGGTATACGCGGAGCTGTAG
- a CDS encoding RIO1 family regulatory kinase/ATPase yields the protein MDIRQLARGSVEWVRIERVVRTLAERYDLEDVRVEFLEADNWLSTPCVINDEYFVKIVSRQNALVHGVLTTGRNVGAFSSGTEGFFDRFDTPLQMVEHEFEATERMRGVGLNVPRPIDAFEVNGLGVLVLEYLPAFRTLDELEDGELLEYAPTLFDMLETLHDHGLAHGDLRAENVLLRDGELYFIDATSVDADRISETAAYDLACALAILEPRTGARDAVYAAASVYDAETLLSARSFLDFIRLRPDHEFDSTQLRSELEKMADLNS from the coding sequence ATGGACATCCGCCAACTCGCTCGCGGATCGGTCGAATGGGTGCGCATCGAGCGAGTCGTGCGAACGCTGGCGGAGCGCTACGACCTCGAGGACGTCCGCGTCGAATTCCTCGAAGCCGATAACTGGCTGTCGACCCCCTGTGTGATCAACGACGAGTACTTCGTCAAGATCGTCTCCCGGCAGAACGCCCTCGTTCACGGGGTGTTGACCACCGGCAGAAACGTCGGGGCGTTCTCTTCCGGCACGGAGGGCTTTTTCGACCGATTCGATACCCCGTTACAGATGGTCGAACACGAGTTCGAGGCGACCGAACGGATGCGCGGGGTCGGCCTCAACGTCCCCCGTCCCATCGACGCCTTCGAAGTGAACGGGCTCGGCGTGCTCGTTCTCGAGTATCTCCCCGCGTTTCGGACGCTCGACGAGCTCGAGGACGGGGAGCTCCTCGAGTATGCTCCTACCCTGTTCGACATGCTCGAGACGCTGCACGATCACGGGCTCGCCCACGGCGACCTGCGAGCGGAGAACGTCCTGCTTCGAGACGGCGAACTCTACTTCATCGACGCGACGAGTGTCGACGCTGACCGCATTTCCGAGACGGCAGCGTACGATCTCGCGTGTGCGCTCGCCATCCTCGAACCCCGAACCGGTGCTCGAGACGCCGTCTACGCTGCCGCGAGCGTCTACGACGCCGAGACCTTGCTGTCTGCGCGCTCGTTCCTCGATTTCATCCGCCTGCGGCCGGATCACGAGTTCGATTCGACCCAGCTTCGAAGCGAACTCGAGAAGATGGCCGATCTCAACTCTTGA
- a CDS encoding pyridoxamine 5'-phosphate oxidase family protein: MKHVEYTHTFGMDEETVERRLRDAETGVLSLASGSDSYAIPVAHYYDDQLYFRLGVTRGSAKQAYLESTETACYIVYGTEKTADPRKIDSWSVHVTGSLSQLTGAERDRFDTAESNRHFAPIRVFDEDIEDIEISIVELEIETITGRTTGRG; encoded by the coding sequence GTGAAACACGTCGAATACACGCACACGTTCGGGATGGACGAGGAAACCGTCGAGCGTCGGCTTCGGGACGCCGAGACGGGGGTGCTGTCGCTGGCCAGCGGCAGCGATAGCTACGCGATTCCGGTAGCCCACTACTACGACGATCAGCTCTACTTCCGCCTCGGTGTAACCAGGGGGAGTGCGAAACAGGCGTATCTCGAGTCGACCGAGACGGCGTGTTACATCGTCTATGGTACGGAGAAAACCGCAGATCCGCGTAAAATTGACTCCTGGAGCGTCCACGTCACTGGATCGCTCAGCCAGCTTACCGGCGCTGAACGCGATCGGTTCGATACGGCCGAGAGCAACCGACACTTCGCGCCGATCCGTGTCTTCGACGAGGATATCGAGGACATCGAGATCAGTATCGTCGAACTCGAGATTGAGACGATCACCGGCCGAACGACGGGACGTGGCTAG
- a CDS encoding helix-turn-helix domain-containing protein codes for MQYATVTLTWKTGSIHPLDELFASIDGVSIESIRYVSPVRDGEYIELLTFRGDPARVRTRLADSSHALEYGVSDGGDENQCRGVAYVTCRNEGLVTDLLAILRDHDIVLDWPIRYVEVTEPGVRGLELTVIGPGEAIQRAAATLPEEIGLEVLRLGEYDPSPRPFDADLTDRQREVFDVASRLGYYEIPRETTQAEVAAALDVATGTVGEHFRHIETKLASAYARGEPGRH; via the coding sequence ATGCAATATGCAACGGTCACGCTGACCTGGAAAACGGGGTCGATTCACCCCCTCGACGAGCTCTTTGCCAGCATCGACGGCGTCTCGATCGAATCGATCCGCTACGTCAGTCCCGTTCGTGACGGCGAGTACATCGAACTGTTGACCTTCCGCGGCGACCCTGCACGGGTTCGTACCCGACTCGCCGACTCGAGCCACGCGCTCGAGTACGGTGTCAGCGACGGAGGAGACGAGAACCAATGCCGCGGTGTCGCCTACGTAACGTGCCGGAACGAGGGGCTGGTCACCGATCTACTGGCAATCCTTCGCGACCACGACATCGTGCTCGACTGGCCGATCCGGTACGTCGAAGTCACGGAACCCGGCGTTCGGGGCCTCGAGTTGACAGTCATCGGGCCGGGCGAGGCGATTCAGCGGGCGGCCGCCACCCTCCCCGAGGAGATCGGCCTCGAGGTGCTGCGGCTGGGCGAGTACGATCCGTCGCCGCGGCCGTTCGACGCCGATCTCACCGACCGACAACGGGAGGTGTTCGACGTCGCCAGCCGACTGGGCTACTACGAAATTCCGCGCGAGACCACGCAGGCGGAGGTCGCAGCGGCCCTCGATGTCGCGACGGGAACCGTCGGCGAACACTTCAGACACATCGAGACGAAACTGGCGAGCGCCTATGCTCGAGGCGAACCGGGGCGTCACTGA
- a CDS encoding SIR2 family NAD-dependent protein deacylase, translating to MDDLEPLAQEISEADCVVALTGAGISAPSGVPTFRGDDGVWEHFEEDQFTYGRFQRDPTGFWRDRLELQRALYGSNYEPNAAHEALARLGRAGHLEAIITQNTDGLHGWAASEESDSSGDDIADDTEATILELHGNAHRVVCVECGAKTAADHVFDRVADGDVPPRCDCGGCYKPDVVLFGQQLPKPVLQRARSLTRASDVFLAIGSSLVVEPAASLPRAAVRSGATLVIVNLEETPADRHASVVRRADAATVVPQLADLLESL from the coding sequence ATGGACGACCTCGAGCCCCTGGCCCAGGAAATCAGCGAGGCCGACTGCGTCGTCGCGCTGACCGGCGCTGGCATCTCCGCACCCTCCGGCGTGCCGACCTTTCGTGGCGACGACGGCGTCTGGGAGCACTTCGAGGAGGATCAGTTCACCTACGGGCGATTCCAGCGCGACCCCACCGGCTTCTGGCGGGATCGACTCGAGTTACAGCGGGCGCTGTACGGGTCGAACTACGAGCCGAACGCGGCCCACGAGGCGCTCGCCCGCTTGGGGCGAGCGGGTCACCTCGAGGCGATCATCACGCAGAACACGGACGGGTTACACGGGTGGGCGGCCAGTGAAGAATCGGACAGCAGTGGGGACGACATCGCTGACGACACAGAGGCGACGATCCTCGAACTCCACGGCAACGCTCACCGTGTCGTGTGCGTCGAATGTGGAGCAAAAACGGCGGCCGACCACGTCTTCGACCGTGTCGCCGACGGCGACGTTCCACCGCGGTGTGACTGTGGCGGATGCTACAAACCCGACGTCGTCCTCTTCGGCCAGCAACTGCCGAAACCGGTGCTTCAACGAGCAAGATCCCTGACTCGAGCGAGCGATGTCTTCCTCGCCATCGGCTCCTCGCTCGTCGTCGAACCCGCGGCGTCGCTTCCCCGAGCGGCAGTTCGTTCCGGGGCCACACTCGTGATCGTCAATCTCGAGGAAACGCCGGCCGACCGCCACGCATCGGTGGTTCGCCGGGCGGACGCCGCTACGGTCGTGCCGCAGCTGGCCGACCTGCTCGAGTCGCTGTAA
- a CDS encoding acyl-CoA dehydrogenase family protein — MDFDLPDEHRMIRDTVREFCEEEIEPIAQEIEEEHRFPEEVFDQLGDLDMMGVPIDEAYGGLGGDTLMYAIVGEELGRVSGSVALSYVAHTSLASKPLELFGTEEQKARWLRPLAEGEYLGGWALTEPGSGSDASDMDTRAEQDGDEWVLNGTKQFITNANVAGSVLVKAVTDPGAGYDGISTFIVDPDEDDGFEVTTVWDKMGLNASPTCEISLDDVRLPEDRLLGEVGEGWEQTKKTLDGGRISIAAISTGLAQGAYEHAHAYSKEREQFGKPICKFDAIRDKLVDMHRKTERARLLTHKAACRYDNGQTVTQESALAKLDASEAARKVAEDAVQVLGGYGYTTDFAPQRFYRDAKLMEIGEGTSEIQHLVIGRELGL, encoded by the coding sequence ATGGACTTCGACCTGCCCGACGAACACCGGATGATCCGGGACACCGTCAGGGAGTTTTGCGAGGAGGAAATCGAACCGATCGCCCAGGAGATCGAGGAGGAACACCGCTTCCCCGAGGAGGTGTTCGACCAGCTCGGCGACCTCGACATGATGGGGGTGCCGATCGACGAGGCGTACGGCGGACTCGGCGGCGATACGCTCATGTACGCCATCGTCGGCGAGGAACTCGGGCGGGTCTCCGGGTCGGTCGCGCTCTCGTACGTTGCCCACACCTCGCTCGCATCGAAGCCACTCGAGCTGTTCGGCACCGAGGAACAGAAAGCGCGCTGGCTCCGCCCGCTCGCGGAGGGGGAGTACCTGGGTGGCTGGGCGCTCACCGAACCGGGAAGCGGGTCGGACGCCTCCGATATGGACACCCGGGCAGAACAGGATGGAGACGAGTGGGTGCTCAACGGCACGAAGCAGTTCATCACGAACGCGAACGTCGCGGGCTCGGTACTCGTGAAAGCCGTCACCGACCCCGGTGCGGGCTACGACGGTATCTCCACGTTCATCGTCGACCCCGACGAAGACGACGGATTCGAGGTCACGACGGTCTGGGACAAGATGGGGCTCAACGCCTCCCCGACCTGCGAAATTTCGCTCGACGACGTCCGGCTTCCGGAGGATCGCCTGCTTGGCGAGGTTGGCGAGGGCTGGGAGCAGACGAAAAAGACTCTCGACGGCGGTCGGATCTCCATCGCGGCAATTTCGACGGGGCTGGCCCAGGGTGCCTACGAACACGCCCACGCCTACAGCAAAGAGCGCGAGCAGTTCGGCAAGCCAATCTGTAAGTTCGACGCCATTCGCGACAAACTCGTCGACATGCACCGCAAGACCGAACGCGCCCGCCTGCTGACCCACAAAGCCGCCTGTCGCTACGACAACGGCCAAACCGTGACCCAGGAGTCGGCCCTGGCGAAACTCGACGCCAGTGAAGCCGCCCGGAAGGTCGCCGAGGACGCCGTGCAGGTGCTCGGCGGCTACGGTTACACCACCGACTTCGCTCCACAGCGGTTCTATCGCGACGCCAAACTCATGGAGATCGGTGAGGGGACGAGCGAAATACAGCATCTCGTGATCGGACGCGAACTCGGGCTGTAA
- a CDS encoding aldehyde dehydrogenase family protein, with protein MSDQAPAETYGHYIGGEWTDGTGSETFDSQNPATGETLATFQRGTEDDVDAALEAAEEAFDEWRELSYIDRAEYLWDVYHEMRERTDELAEIVTKECGKEISEGRADVVEAYHMVEWAAGNARHPHGDVVPSEVGAKDAYMRRKPRGVIGCITPWNFPVAIPFWHMAIALVEGNTVVWKPAEQTPWCGQIIAEMLEDAGVPEGVFNMIQGFGDAGASIVDDSRVDTVLFTGSAEVGHEIAGKVGGEPGKLAACEMGGKNGIIVTEQADLDIAVHSAVMSSFKTTGQRCVSSERLIVHEEVYDEFKERYVELAEQVAVGDPLDENTFMGPAIEPEHVEKIHRHNDLAKKEGAEVLVDRADLDDNEIPDGHEDGHWVGPFVYEIEYDTDLRCLKEECFGPHVALLKYSGDIEEAVEIHNDTPYGLAGAIISEDYRQINYFRDHAELGLAYANLPCIGAEVQLPFGGVKKSGNGYPSAREAIEAVTERTAWTLNNSKEIQMAQGLSADITTQDDD; from the coding sequence ATGAGCGATCAAGCACCAGCGGAAACCTACGGCCACTACATCGGGGGCGAGTGGACCGACGGAACCGGCAGCGAGACGTTCGACAGCCAGAACCCGGCAACGGGCGAGACGCTGGCGACATTCCAGCGCGGCACCGAAGACGACGTCGACGCCGCACTCGAGGCGGCCGAGGAAGCGTTCGACGAGTGGCGCGAACTCTCCTACATCGACCGCGCGGAGTACCTCTGGGACGTCTACCACGAGATGCGCGAACGAACGGACGAACTCGCCGAGATCGTCACCAAGGAGTGTGGCAAGGAAATTTCCGAGGGCCGGGCGGACGTCGTCGAGGCTTACCACATGGTCGAGTGGGCCGCAGGCAACGCCCGCCACCCCCACGGCGACGTGGTTCCCTCCGAGGTTGGCGCGAAAGACGCCTACATGCGACGCAAACCGCGCGGCGTCATCGGCTGTATCACGCCGTGGAACTTCCCCGTAGCCATCCCGTTCTGGCACATGGCCATCGCGCTGGTCGAGGGGAACACCGTCGTCTGGAAGCCCGCCGAGCAGACGCCGTGGTGTGGCCAGATCATCGCCGAGATGCTCGAGGACGCGGGCGTCCCCGAGGGCGTGTTCAACATGATACAGGGCTTCGGCGACGCCGGCGCCTCGATCGTCGACGACTCCCGGGTCGACACCGTCCTCTTCACCGGCTCAGCCGAGGTTGGCCACGAAATCGCAGGCAAGGTCGGCGGCGAACCCGGCAAACTCGCGGCCTGTGAGATGGGTGGCAAAAACGGCATCATCGTCACCGAGCAGGCAGATCTCGACATCGCCGTCCACTCCGCCGTCATGTCGAGTTTCAAGACGACCGGCCAGCGCTGTGTCTCGAGTGAGCGCCTGATCGTTCACGAGGAGGTGTACGACGAGTTCAAGGAGCGCTACGTCGAGTTAGCGGAGCAGGTCGCCGTCGGCGACCCACTCGACGAAAACACGTTCATGGGCCCGGCGATCGAACCGGAGCACGTCGAGAAGATCCACCGGCACAACGACCTCGCGAAAAAGGAGGGAGCGGAGGTGCTCGTCGACCGTGCCGACCTCGACGACAACGAGATCCCGGACGGCCACGAGGACGGCCACTGGGTCGGCCCGTTCGTCTACGAGATCGAGTACGACACCGATCTGCGCTGTCTGAAAGAGGAGTGTTTCGGCCCCCACGTCGCGCTCCTGAAGTACTCGGGTGACATCGAGGAGGCCGTCGAGATCCACAACGACACGCCCTACGGGCTGGCCGGGGCGATCATCTCCGAGGATTACCGCCAGATCAACTACTTCCGCGACCACGCCGAACTCGGCCTCGCCTACGCCAACCTGCCGTGTATCGGTGCCGAGGTGCAGTTGCCATTCGGCGGCGTCAAGAAGTCCGGCAACGGCTACCCAAGTGCTCGAGAGGCTATCGAAGCCGTCACCGAGCGTACTGCCTGGACGCTGAACAACTCGAAGGAGATCCAGATGGCCCAGGGGCTGTCGGCGGATATCACGACGCAAGACGACGACTGA
- a CDS encoding cytochrome P450: MRRTRSNPPRPRPPGPDGLPFVGTQLSFLRDPYGFMTETAREYGDIVSWKDPGGLVYQLNHPDYIEQVLVRHNQHYVKGDLFQNTLRPITGNGILNSEGEVWRRNRHLIQPAFHPDRIREYATMMTDFTTEALEAWTDGETRRFHEEMSTLTLRIVARALFGVGIDDHVDTVAVALDDFMLASETLSHYVLPPGIPTPSRRRIARARERLDALIYDMIEDRRANPTEGDVISKLLEVSDEDGITLSDEQIRDEVVTLLLAGHETTALAMTFTAYLLSTHQAVEERLVEELETVLDGDPPTMADLDDLAYTERVVTESMRLYPPVPGIVREPVKPDLIGGYEIPPGATVQMQQWVVHRDPRWYDDPLAFRPERWTPEMEADLPKLAYFPFAAGPRRCIGDRFAMLEARLLLATIYQRYHLELVPGTDLDLMATITARPKHEIPMTVHER, translated from the coding sequence ATGCGACGGACTCGTTCGAATCCACCACGGCCGCGGCCGCCCGGTCCCGACGGCTTGCCGTTCGTCGGCACGCAGCTTTCGTTTCTCCGCGACCCCTACGGGTTCATGACCGAGACGGCCCGCGAGTACGGCGACATCGTCTCCTGGAAGGATCCAGGCGGGCTCGTCTATCAGCTCAACCACCCCGACTACATCGAGCAGGTGCTCGTTCGGCACAACCAGCACTACGTCAAGGGAGATCTGTTCCAGAACACGCTCAGACCGATCACCGGAAACGGCATTCTGAACAGCGAAGGTGAGGTCTGGCGGCGGAATCGCCACCTGATCCAGCCCGCGTTCCACCCCGACCGGATCCGGGAGTACGCGACGATGATGACCGACTTCACTACCGAGGCGCTCGAGGCGTGGACCGACGGTGAGACTCGCCGGTTCCACGAGGAGATGTCCACGTTGACGCTACGGATCGTGGCTCGAGCGCTCTTCGGCGTCGGCATCGACGACCACGTCGACACGGTCGCGGTTGCGCTCGACGACTTCATGCTGGCGTCGGAGACGCTTTCCCACTACGTGCTGCCGCCGGGGATTCCGACGCCGTCCCGCCGCCGGATCGCTCGCGCACGGGAACGACTCGACGCACTCATCTACGACATGATCGAGGATCGGCGGGCCAACCCGACCGAGGGCGACGTCATCTCGAAACTCCTCGAGGTCAGCGACGAGGACGGAATCACCCTCTCGGACGAGCAGATCCGCGACGAGGTCGTGACGCTGTTGCTCGCCGGTCACGAGACGACGGCGCTCGCCATGACGTTTACCGCCTACCTGCTCTCGACGCATCAGGCGGTCGAGGAGCGACTGGTCGAGGAACTCGAGACCGTCCTCGACGGCGACCCGCCGACGATGGCCGACCTCGACGACCTCGCGTACACCGAGCGAGTCGTCACGGAGTCGATGCGACTGTATCCCCCGGTTCCGGGGATCGTCCGGGAACCGGTCAAACCGGATCTGATCGGCGGCTACGAGATCCCGCCCGGTGCGACCGTCCAGATGCAGCAGTGGGTCGTCCACCGTGACCCCCGCTGGTACGACGACCCGCTGGCGTTTCGGCCCGAGCGCTGGACGCCGGAGATGGAGGCTGACCTGCCGAAACTCGCGTACTTCCCGTTCGCGGCCGGCCCGAGGCGGTGTATCGGTGACCGGTTCGCCATGCTCGAGGCCCGCCTGCTGCTGGCGACGATCTATCAGCGCTACCACCTCGAGTTGGTGCCCGGCACCGACCTCGATCTGATGGCGACGATCACCGCGCGCCCGAAACACGAGATTCCGATGACCGTCCACGAACGCTAA